A single genomic interval of Macadamia integrifolia cultivar HAES 741 chromosome 6, SCU_Mint_v3, whole genome shotgun sequence harbors:
- the LOC122080718 gene encoding AP2-like ethylene-responsive transcription factor At1g16060 has product MAKETVKTQKDSSNNNTATKVKRRRKSGPRESPPQRSSSFRGVTRHRWTGRYEAHLWDKNSWNDSQTKKGRQVYLGAYDDEEAAARAYDLAALKYWGQDTMLNFPLSRYQEEIKEMESQSREEYIGSLRRKSSGFSRGVSKYRGVARHHHNGRWEARIGRVLGNKYLYLGTYATQEEAATAYDMAAIEYRGLNAVTNFDLSRYMKYIKPDPTTDPTPVDPTNPNSNTSSTPSPNYITYPSNPNPNQDFSFLHEESPTTLYGGETIVTPPPMTDSGSSVAEFDSSDLMDLLLETTSAVESPSTTQESDPPQCSFPDYIQTQFDYQDSGNYNFAADDDLFFNIDLSSFVSQFLEYDMEDQDNLFR; this is encoded by the exons ATGGCAAAGGAGACAGTGAAAACCCAGAAGGATTCTTCAAACAATAACACTGCAACCAAagtgaagagaaggagaaagagtgGCCCAAGAGAGTCACCTCCTCAAAGAAGCTCAAGCTTTCGAGGGGTCACAAG GCATCGATGGACTGGTCGATATGAAGCTCATTTGTGGGATAAGAATAGCTGGAATGACTCTCAAACTAAGAAAGGAAGACAAG TATATCTTG GGGcttatgatgatgaagaagcagcagCTCGTGCCTATGATTTGGCAGCATTGAAGTATTGGGGACAAGATACCATGCTTAACTTTCCG TTATCAAGGTATCAAGAAGAGATTAAAGAGATGGAGAGCCAGTCTAGAGAAGAGTATATTGGATCATTAAGGAG GAAAAGTAGTGGATTTTCTCGCGGCGTCTCGAAATATAGAGGTGTTGCaag ACATCACCACAATGGAAGATGGGAAGCAAGGATTGGAAGAGTTCTTGGCAACAAATACCTATATCTTGGAACATATG CCACCCAAGAAGAAGCAGCCACTGCATACGACATGGCAGCCATAGAATACCGTGGGCTTAATGCCGTTACCAACTTTGACCTCAGCCGTTACATGAAATACATCAAACCTGACCCCACCACCGATCCAACCCCTGTGGACCCCACAAACCCAAATTCTAATACTAGTTCTACTCCAAGTCCTAATTATATTACTTATCCAAGCAATCCTAATCCTAATCAAGACTTTAGTTTCCTCCACGAGGAGAGTCCCACCACCCTCTACGGTGGTGAGACTATAGTAACTCCACCACCGATGACGGATAGTGGCAGCAGCGTCGCAGAATTTGACTCGTCAGACTTAATGGATCTACTGCTTGAGACTACTTCGGCGGTGGAAAGCCCTTCGACGACACAAGAATCTGACCCACCACAGTGCAGCTTCCCCGACTACATTCAAACTCAGTTTGATTATCAAGATTCCGGGAATTATAATTTTGCCGCTGATGACGATTTGTTCTTCAACATTGACCTGAGTTCCTTTGTGTCACAATTCTTAGAGTATGATATGGAAGACCAAGATAACTTATTTAgatga